A single region of the Ancylobacter novellus DSM 506 genome encodes:
- the ruvA gene encoding Holliday junction branch migration protein RuvA, which translates to MIGKLKGIVDSYVEDHVILDVHGVGYLVHCSARTLQQLPSPGEAATLFIETFVREDMIRLYGFASPAEKAWFTLLQNVQGVGAKVALSVLSVLSPSELANAVALGDRAMVARANGVGPKVAARIVAELKDKAPGFADIDPAVAGLAAQIEERHAPAPVADAVSALVNLGYAQIQASAAVAAAMREAGEGADAARLIRLGLKELAR; encoded by the coding sequence ATGATCGGCAAGCTCAAGGGCATCGTCGATAGCTACGTTGAGGACCATGTGATCCTCGACGTGCACGGCGTCGGCTATCTCGTGCACTGCTCCGCCCGCACGCTCCAGCAGTTGCCATCGCCCGGCGAGGCGGCGACGCTGTTCATCGAGACCTTCGTGCGCGAGGACATGATCCGCCTCTACGGTTTCGCCAGCCCGGCGGAGAAGGCGTGGTTCACCCTCTTGCAGAATGTGCAGGGCGTCGGCGCCAAGGTGGCGCTTTCCGTACTCTCCGTGCTCTCGCCCTCCGAGCTGGCCAACGCCGTGGCGCTGGGCGACCGGGCCATGGTGGCGCGCGCCAACGGCGTCGGTCCGAAGGTTGCCGCCCGCATCGTCGCCGAATTGAAGGACAAGGCGCCGGGCTTCGCCGACATCGATCCGGCGGTGGCGGGGCTCGCCGCGCAGATCGAGGAGCGCCATGCGCCCGCGCCGGTGGCGGATGCGGTCTCGGCGCTGGTCAATCTCGGCTATGCGCAGATTCAGGCCAGCGCGGCGGTGGCTGCCGCCATGCGCGAGGCGGGGGAGGGGGCGGATGCCGCCCGGCTGATCCGCCTCGGCCTGAAGGAGCTGGCGCGGTGA
- the tolQ gene encoding protein TolQ translates to MTSTAALGGSSDLSLIGLFLQAHLVVKIVMLGLVLASIWVWAIIIDKTILFQRMKRQMDRFESTFWSGQSLEELYRSLSSRPNHAMAAIFVAAMREWKRSYEGGARSLAGLTQRLDKVMDVTIAREVERLESRLLVLATVGSAGPFIGLFGTVWGIMTSFQSIAASKNTSLAVVAPGIAEALFATAIGLIAAIPATIFYNKFVSQVNRQAARLEGFADEFSAILSRQIDERG, encoded by the coding sequence ATGACATCGACCGCCGCGCTGGGGGGAAGCTCCGACCTGTCGCTGATCGGCCTGTTCCTGCAGGCCCATCTGGTGGTCAAGATCGTCATGCTCGGCCTCGTGCTGGCCTCGATCTGGGTCTGGGCGATCATCATCGACAAGACCATCCTGTTCCAGCGCATGAAGCGCCAGATGGACAGGTTCGAGAGCACCTTCTGGTCTGGCCAGAGCCTCGAGGAGCTGTACCGCTCGCTGTCCTCGCGCCCCAACCATGCCATGGCCGCGATCTTCGTCGCCGCCATGCGCGAGTGGAAGCGCTCCTATGAGGGCGGGGCGCGCTCGCTCGCCGGGCTGACGCAGCGCCTCGACAAGGTTATGGACGTCACCATCGCCCGCGAGGTGGAGCGGCTCGAGAGCCGGCTGCTGGTGCTGGCGACCGTCGGCTCGGCCGGCCCCTTCATCGGCCTGTTCGGCACGGTGTGGGGCATCATGACCTCGTTCCAGTCGATCGCCGCCTCGAAGAACACCAGCCTCGCGGTGGTGGCGCCGGGCATCGCGGAAGCCCTTTTCGCGACGGCAATCGGCCTCATCGCCGCCATTCCGGCGACGATTTTCTATAACAAGTTCGTTTCCCAGGTGAACCGGCAGGCAGCCCGGCTCGAAGGCTTTGCCGACGAGTTCTCGGCCATCCTGTCCCGCCAGATCGACGAACGGGGCTGA
- the ruvC gene encoding crossover junction endodeoxyribonuclease RuvC produces the protein MAPSPIRIVGLDPGLRRTGWGVIEAIGTKLSFIACGTVLPPEDDDLAARLAYLHTELVRVISVHAPDEAAVEETFVNMNPASTLKLGQARGVVMLTPALAGVPVSEYAALLVKKTVVGAGRADKAQIRMMIKVLLPKADFTTDDAADALAVAVTHAQHRCMAQVKARFAEKVALKVAAR, from the coding sequence ATGGCGCCGTCTCCGATTCGCATCGTCGGGCTCGATCCCGGCCTCCGCCGCACCGGCTGGGGGGTGATCGAGGCCATCGGCACGAAGCTGTCCTTCATCGCCTGCGGCACCGTGCTGCCGCCCGAGGACGATGATCTCGCCGCGCGGCTGGCCTATCTCCACACCGAGCTGGTCCGCGTGATCAGCGTCCATGCGCCGGACGAGGCGGCGGTGGAGGAGACCTTCGTCAACATGAACCCGGCCTCGACGCTGAAGCTCGGCCAGGCGCGCGGCGTGGTGATGCTCACCCCGGCGCTGGCGGGCGTGCCGGTCTCCGAATATGCGGCGCTGCTGGTGAAGAAGACCGTGGTCGGCGCCGGCCGCGCCGACAAGGCGCAGATCCGCATGATGATCAAGGTGCTGCTGCCCAAGGCGGACTTCACCACCGACGACGCGGCGGATGCGCTTGCGGTCGCGGTCACCCACGCCCAGCATCGCTGCATGGCGCAGGTGAAGGCGAGATTCGCGGAGAAGGTGGCGCTCAAGGTGGCGGCGCGATGA
- a CDS encoding LysR family transcriptional regulator, producing MAKPDLSLLDAFVAVARQRSFRQSAKERGVSASTLSEAMRRLEEQLGVRLMNRTTRSVTLTEAGRRLFDRLVPALSDVGEALDEVNHFRDTPIGTLRLNVPTPVARGALAPLLPDFLAAYPELTVEVHIDERFVDVVEGGFDAGARYGESLAQDMIAVPLGPPQRYGVYASPVYLARRGTPCVPEDLLEHRCICHRFASGAVLPWEFEKDGRTLRIEPRGPLISNSVDVEMRAAIDGIGVAMNFTDFAAPMVADGRLVSLLEDWLPPFEGPFLYYPSRRHMPAALRAFVDFVRARNASVRP from the coding sequence ATGGCCAAGCCCGACCTCTCGCTGCTCGACGCCTTCGTCGCCGTGGCCCGCCAGCGCAGCTTCCGTCAGTCGGCCAAGGAGCGCGGGGTTTCGGCTTCCACGTTGAGCGAGGCGATGCGCCGGCTGGAGGAGCAGCTCGGCGTCCGGCTGATGAACCGGACGACCCGAAGCGTGACGCTGACCGAGGCCGGCCGCCGGCTGTTCGACCGGCTGGTGCCGGCGCTTTCGGACGTCGGCGAGGCGCTCGACGAGGTCAATCATTTCCGCGACACCCCGATTGGCACGCTGCGGCTCAACGTGCCGACGCCCGTGGCCCGCGGCGCGCTGGCGCCCTTGCTCCCGGACTTCCTCGCCGCCTATCCGGAGCTGACGGTGGAGGTGCACATAGACGAGCGTTTCGTCGATGTGGTCGAGGGCGGCTTCGACGCCGGCGCGCGCTATGGCGAGAGCCTGGCGCAGGACATGATCGCCGTGCCGCTCGGCCCGCCGCAGCGTTACGGCGTCTATGCCTCGCCCGTCTATCTTGCCCGACGCGGCACGCCATGCGTGCCGGAAGACCTTCTGGAGCACCGCTGCATCTGTCACCGCTTCGCCAGCGGCGCGGTGCTGCCCTGGGAATTCGAGAAGGATGGGCGCACCTTGCGGATCGAGCCGCGCGGGCCGCTCATCAGCAACAGCGTCGACGTGGAGATGCGCGCCGCCATCGATGGCATCGGCGTGGCGATGAACTTCACCGACTTCGCCGCCCCGATGGTGGCCGACGGCAGGCTGGTCTCCCTGCTGGAGGACTGGCTGCCGCCCTTCGAGGGACCGTTCCTCTATTATCCCAGCCGGCGCCACATGCCGGCGGCGCTGCGCGCCTTCGTCGACTTCGTGCGTGCGCGGAACGCTAGCGTCCGGCCTTGA
- the ybgC gene encoding tol-pal system-associated acyl-CoA thioesterase, with protein MNDRPDPLSPDVLKSDPFLHLAGRLVPGGHVLPVRVYYEDTDFSGIVYHANYLKFMERARSDHLRLIGVVQGELFGEALAEAPGFAFVVRSMELQFVKPARIDDVLEIHTSPIEVAGASITLSQKVKRGDELLVEGKVKVAFVAQGRARRIPDALRKAMSAALDEAPQAGS; from the coding sequence ATGAACGACCGTCCCGATCCGCTCTCCCCCGATGTCCTGAAGTCCGATCCCTTCCTGCACCTCGCCGGAAGGCTGGTGCCGGGCGGGCATGTGCTGCCGGTGCGGGTCTATTACGAGGACACGGATTTCTCGGGCATCGTCTATCACGCCAACTACCTGAAGTTCATGGAGCGCGCCCGTTCCGACCATCTGCGCCTGATCGGCGTGGTTCAGGGCGAGCTCTTCGGCGAGGCGCTGGCCGAGGCGCCGGGCTTCGCCTTCGTCGTGCGCTCCATGGAGCTGCAATTCGTCAAGCCGGCGCGCATCGACGACGTGCTGGAGATCCATACGTCCCCCATCGAGGTCGCCGGCGCCTCCATCACCCTGTCGCAGAAGGTGAAGCGCGGCGACGAACTGCTCGTCGAAGGCAAGGTCAAGGTCGCCTTCGTCGCCCAGGGGCGGGCGCGGCGCATTCCCGACGCGCTGCGCAAGGCGATGAGCGCTGCCCTCGACGAAGCGCCGCAAGCCGGGTCCTGA
- a CDS encoding DMT family transporter: protein MEKPIHPAAAGAALEPSFRDRLVGIGCALLAVSIWGAWIVSTRHAVHGHLPPATVGWLRFVVPAVMLAPAWWRVGLWPKRGLGPFALCFLGAGGIFFLVVANAMRFVPAADVGPLLPGTMPLIVALISVFVFRERLGRLRAIGFICIALGVLTLGGRGVLAHEDGAWRGHALLLTGALMWSGYTLAFRRTGMKPTEIVGLTGVWSIAILTPFGLPGVIDALQQGYGREVLFQLLMQGLLSGVVALVAFGVAIERLGSTRAAAFTGLVPALAALIAVPALGEHPDLAAIIGVVATGIGVTLASGAFKAGR, encoded by the coding sequence ATGGAAAAGCCGATCCACCCCGCTGCGGCCGGTGCCGCGCTGGAGCCTTCGTTCCGCGACCGCCTGGTCGGCATAGGCTGCGCCCTGCTCGCCGTATCGATCTGGGGCGCCTGGATCGTCTCCACCCGCCATGCCGTGCACGGCCATCTGCCGCCGGCGACGGTGGGCTGGTTGCGCTTCGTGGTGCCGGCGGTAATGCTGGCGCCGGCATGGTGGCGTGTCGGGCTGTGGCCGAAGCGCGGGCTCGGCCCTTTCGCGCTCTGCTTCCTGGGCGCCGGCGGCATCTTCTTCCTCGTCGTCGCCAACGCTATGCGCTTCGTGCCGGCGGCCGATGTCGGCCCGCTGCTGCCTGGCACCATGCCGCTGATCGTGGCGCTGATCTCGGTCTTCGTCTTCCGCGAGCGGCTGGGGCGGCTGCGGGCCATAGGCTTTATCTGCATCGCGCTGGGCGTGCTCACGTTGGGCGGGCGCGGCGTGCTGGCGCATGAGGATGGCGCCTGGCGCGGCCATGCGCTGCTGCTCACCGGCGCGTTGATGTGGTCGGGCTATACGCTCGCCTTCCGCCGCACCGGCATGAAGCCGACGGAGATCGTCGGGCTCACCGGCGTGTGGTCGATCGCGATCCTCACCCCCTTCGGCCTGCCGGGGGTGATCGACGCTCTGCAGCAGGGCTATGGGCGCGAGGTGCTGTTCCAACTGCTCATGCAGGGCCTGCTGTCGGGCGTCGTCGCCCTTGTCGCCTTCGGCGTCGCCATCGAGCGCCTCGGCTCGACGCGCGCCGCCGCCTTCACCGGGCTGGTGCCGGCCCTCGCCGCCCTCATTGCCGTGCCGGCGCTCGGCGAGCATCCGGACCTGGCGGCGATCATCGGCGTGGTGGCGACCGGCATCGGCGTGACGCTGGCGAGCGGCGCCTTCAAGGCCGGACGCTAG
- a CDS encoding DUF2852 domain-containing protein, which translates to MELAQKLDSYGKPAWIALTVLGFMAWWPLGLAILAFSIGSGRMFCGSRRGFGRWQEEGAEAFRNFGGRFGRGFAPSGNRAFDEYREETLRRLEDEQKEFKGFLDRLRQAKDKAEFDQFMAERRNRPAPAPEGSADTRPDPQN; encoded by the coding sequence ATGGAGCTCGCGCAAAAGCTCGACAGTTACGGCAAGCCGGCCTGGATCGCGCTCACGGTCCTCGGCTTCATGGCCTGGTGGCCGCTGGGTCTGGCGATCCTGGCCTTTTCGATAGGGAGTGGACGGATGTTCTGTGGCTCGCGTCGCGGTTTCGGCCGCTGGCAGGAGGAAGGCGCGGAAGCCTTCCGCAACTTCGGCGGTCGCTTCGGCCGCGGCTTCGCGCCGAGCGGCAATCGCGCCTTCGACGAATATCGCGAGGAGACGCTGCGCCGCCTCGAGGATGAGCAGAAGGAATTCAAGGGCTTCCTCGACCGCCTGCGTCAGGCCAAGGACAAGGCCGAGTTCGACCAGTTCATGGCTGAGCGCCGCAATCGCCCGGCGCCTGCGCCGGAGGGCTCGGCGGACACCCGCCCCGACCCGCAGAACTGA
- a CDS encoding aldo/keto reductase — MTSLSRTRLGATGPETSVLGLGAMGMSGMYGPSDREESLATLHAALKAGMTLIDTGDFYGMGHNEILIGDALAGVPRQAYQLSVKFGALRDPAGGWGGYDLRPAAIRNALAQSLQKLRVDYIDIYRPSRLPAGSDVEEVIGTLAEMVKAGYVRHIGLSEVGADTIRRASAVHPISDLQIEYSLISRGPEDEIFPVLRELGIGMTAYGVLSRGLISGHFSGTQAQGDFRAMSPRFQGENVEANLALVEALRQVASARGISVAQTAIAWVAAQGVKNGIDIVPLVGARRRDRLTEALGAAQVQLTPDDLAAIERAVPKGAAAGERYPSFAMADLDSEKKG, encoded by the coding sequence ATGACCAGTCTTTCGCGCACCCGCCTCGGCGCCACCGGCCCGGAGACCTCTGTCCTCGGCCTCGGCGCCATGGGCATGTCCGGCATGTACGGCCCGTCCGATCGCGAGGAGAGCCTCGCCACGCTGCATGCTGCGCTCAAGGCCGGCATGACGCTGATCGACACCGGCGACTTCTACGGCATGGGCCACAACGAGATACTGATCGGCGACGCGCTGGCTGGCGTGCCGCGCCAGGCCTACCAGCTCAGCGTCAAGTTCGGTGCGCTGCGCGACCCGGCCGGCGGCTGGGGCGGCTATGATCTGCGCCCGGCGGCGATCCGCAACGCGCTCGCCCAGTCGCTGCAGAAGCTACGGGTCGACTACATCGACATCTACCGCCCTTCGCGCCTGCCGGCCGGCTCCGACGTCGAGGAGGTGATCGGCACGCTCGCCGAGATGGTGAAGGCCGGCTATGTCCGGCACATCGGCCTCTCGGAAGTGGGCGCCGACACCATCCGCCGCGCGAGCGCCGTGCACCCGATCAGCGACCTGCAGATCGAATATTCGCTGATCTCACGCGGGCCGGAGGACGAGATATTCCCGGTGCTGCGCGAGCTCGGCATCGGCATGACCGCCTATGGCGTGCTCTCGCGCGGGCTGATCAGCGGCCATTTCAGTGGCACGCAGGCGCAGGGCGACTTCCGCGCCATGAGCCCGCGCTTCCAGGGCGAGAATGTCGAGGCCAACCTCGCGCTCGTCGAGGCGCTGCGGCAGGTGGCGAGCGCGCGCGGCATCTCGGTGGCGCAGACGGCGATCGCCTGGGTGGCCGCACAGGGCGTGAAGAACGGCATCGATATCGTGCCCCTCGTCGGCGCCCGCCGCCGCGACCGGCTCACCGAGGCGCTCGGCGCGGCGCAGGTGCAGCTAACGCCGGACGACCTTGCGGCCATCGAGCGCGCGGTGCCGAAGGGCGCGGCCGCCGGCGAGCGTTACCCGTCCTTCGCCATGGCTGACCTCGACAGCGAGAAGAAGGGGTGA
- the tolR gene encoding protein TolR, with product MGMSAGGSGGGWTSRRSRRRGGGAVMSEINVTPMVDVMLVLLIIFMVAAPMLTVGVPLDLPQTQAQAVSQDHEPLVISINTQGQVFLQDSEIPVEELVPKLQAIAKAGYDERIFVRGDKAVDYGTVMKVMGRLSGAGFKRVALVSEVEQGG from the coding sequence ATGGGGATGTCCGCAGGAGGCAGCGGAGGCGGCTGGACGTCGCGGCGCTCACGCCGTCGCGGCGGCGGTGCCGTCATGTCCGAGATCAACGTCACGCCGATGGTCGACGTGATGCTCGTGCTGCTCATCATCTTCATGGTCGCCGCGCCGATGCTCACCGTCGGCGTGCCGCTGGACCTGCCGCAGACGCAGGCTCAGGCGGTCTCGCAGGACCATGAGCCGCTGGTCATCTCGATCAACACGCAGGGCCAGGTGTTCCTGCAGGACAGCGAGATCCCGGTCGAGGAACTGGTGCCGAAGCTGCAGGCCATCGCCAAGGCCGGCTATGACGAGCGCATCTTCGTGCGCGGCGACAAGGCCGTCGACTACGGCACCGTCATGAAGGTGATGGGCCGCCTGTCCGGCGCCGGCTTCAAGCGCGTCGCGCTGGTCTCCGAAGTCGAGCAGGGGGGCTGA
- a CDS encoding cell envelope integrity/translocation protein TolA: protein MRAGLVSSAVLHAGILGFMLVSFSSAAPFEPMQESMPVDIVSDAEMSKMMAGKKDAPKKEAPKPIVEKTADTPKPPEQIDAKVDDKKPEVKAANEQTAPPPPPAENTPPEPKPPAAQAQAKPEPAPPKPAESLAAKPPEPKQDQPKPEQQAQAKPAPAPPRKPKDIPPKVVQQPPKDREFKPNEIAALLDKRTATRQASIGDTINNTASLGARVGSSATLSQTEIDALRARLMQLWNPPAGAANPEELIVTVRIRLNVDGTLNGPPMVVTSGSSPFFMTARDSAIRAIFRGQPFDMLRPEKYEAWKDIEVTFDPREMVRG, encoded by the coding sequence ATGCGCGCGGGTCTCGTCTCCTCGGCCGTCCTTCACGCCGGAATCCTCGGCTTCATGCTGGTTTCCTTCTCCTCGGCCGCTCCCTTCGAGCCGATGCAGGAATCCATGCCGGTCGACATCGTCTCCGATGCCGAGATGTCGAAGATGATGGCCGGCAAGAAGGATGCGCCGAAGAAAGAGGCTCCCAAGCCCATCGTCGAGAAGACCGCCGACACGCCCAAGCCGCCGGAGCAGATCGACGCCAAGGTCGACGACAAGAAGCCCGAGGTGAAGGCGGCCAACGAACAGACCGCGCCGCCGCCCCCGCCGGCCGAGAACACGCCGCCCGAGCCCAAGCCGCCGGCCGCGCAGGCACAGGCCAAGCCCGAGCCGGCGCCGCCCAAGCCCGCCGAATCGCTCGCTGCCAAGCCGCCGGAGCCCAAGCAGGACCAGCCCAAGCCCGAGCAGCAGGCGCAGGCGAAGCCGGCTCCCGCGCCGCCGAGGAAGCCGAAGGACATTCCGCCGAAGGTCGTGCAGCAGCCGCCCAAGGACCGCGAGTTCAAGCCGAACGAGATCGCTGCGCTGCTCGACAAGCGCACCGCGACCCGTCAGGCATCGATCGGCGACACGATCAACAACACCGCCTCGCTCGGCGCGCGCGTCGGCTCGTCGGCGACGCTGTCGCAGACCGAGATCGATGCTCTGCGCGCGCGGCTGATGCAGCTGTGGAACCCGCCGGCTGGCGCGGCCAACCCGGAAGAGCTGATCGTCACGGTGCGCATCCGCCTCAACGTCGACGGCACGCTCAACGGCCCGCCCATGGTGGTGACCTCGGGCTCCAGCCCGTTCTTCATGACGGCGCGCGACAGCGCGATCCGCGCGATCTTCCGCGGCCAGCCCTTCGACATGCTCCGGCCCGAGAAATACGAAGCCTGGAAGGACATCGAGGTGACGTTCGATCCGCGTGAGATGGTGCGCGGCTGA
- a CDS encoding TetR/AcrR family transcriptional regulator, whose amino-acid sequence MSWSRNGESRGYHHGNLREALMKAALDLIAEKGTAGATFAEAARRAGVSPAAPYRHFRDRDELIAAVAAEGFERFTKALQAGWNDGKPAPAEAFERMGRAYLDFARQHSAEYVAMFESGLPVEAHPALDQAGQRAFGVLREAAEVLVATMPAAGRPPALMVALHTWALAHGVASLFGRADGSRRKLPMTPDELLEAAFLVYLKGLGAPTN is encoded by the coding sequence ATGAGTTGGTCCCGCAACGGCGAATCCCGCGGCTATCATCACGGCAACCTGCGGGAAGCCCTGATGAAGGCGGCTCTCGACCTGATCGCCGAGAAGGGCACCGCCGGCGCCACCTTCGCCGAGGCGGCGCGTCGTGCCGGCGTCAGTCCTGCCGCGCCCTACCGGCATTTCCGCGATCGCGACGAACTCATCGCGGCGGTGGCGGCGGAAGGCTTCGAGCGCTTCACCAAGGCGCTGCAGGCCGGCTGGAACGACGGCAAGCCGGCGCCGGCCGAAGCTTTCGAGCGCATGGGCCGCGCCTATCTCGACTTCGCCCGGCAGCATTCGGCCGAATATGTCGCCATGTTCGAATCCGGCCTGCCGGTGGAGGCGCACCCGGCGCTCGACCAGGCCGGCCAGCGGGCCTTCGGCGTGCTGCGCGAGGCGGCGGAGGTGCTGGTCGCCACCATGCCGGCGGCCGGGCGCCCGCCGGCGCTGATGGTGGCGCTGCACACCTGGGCGCTGGCGCATGGCGTCGCATCGCTGTTCGGCCGCGCCGATGGCTCCCGCCGCAAGCTTCCCATGACGCCGGACGAACTCCTTGAGGCCGCATTCCTCGTCTATCTGAAGGGCCTCGGCGCGCCGACGAACTGA
- the ruvB gene encoding Holliday junction branch migration DNA helicase RuvB: MNTKRLVTPDKREEDLAEASLRPQTLAEFVGQEQARANLDVFIKAAKTRGEALDHVLFVGPPGLGKTTLAQIVARELGVGFRATSGPVIAKAGDLAALLTNLEERDVLFIDEIHRLNPAVEEILYPAMEDYELDLIIGEGPAARSVKIQLSKFTLVGATTRSGLLTTPLRDRFGIPIRLNFYTVDELELVVTRGARVLGIPIAKDGAREIARRARGTPRIAGRLLRRVRDFALVAGKDVIDRAAADHALGHLEVDGAGLDQMDRRYLSVIAMNYGGGPVGVETIAAALSEPRDAIEEIIEPYLVQQGFLQRTPRGRMLTAHAFKHLGLAVPSSTNQMPLFDQGEE; encoded by the coding sequence ATGAACACCAAGCGCCTCGTCACCCCGGACAAGCGCGAGGAGGACCTCGCCGAGGCCTCGCTGCGGCCGCAGACGCTCGCCGAATTCGTCGGGCAGGAGCAGGCGAGGGCCAATCTCGACGTCTTCATCAAGGCGGCGAAGACGCGGGGCGAGGCACTCGACCATGTGCTGTTCGTCGGCCCGCCGGGGTTGGGCAAGACCACGCTGGCGCAGATCGTGGCGCGTGAGCTCGGCGTCGGCTTCCGGGCGACGTCGGGGCCGGTGATCGCCAAGGCCGGCGACCTCGCCGCGCTGCTGACCAATCTCGAAGAGCGCGACGTGCTCTTCATCGACGAGATCCACCGCCTCAACCCGGCGGTGGAGGAAATCCTCTATCCGGCGATGGAGGATTACGAGCTCGACCTCATCATCGGCGAGGGGCCGGCGGCGCGCTCGGTGAAGATCCAGCTCTCCAAGTTCACGCTGGTGGGGGCGACGACCCGCTCGGGCCTGCTGACCACGCCGCTGCGCGACCGCTTCGGCATCCCGATCCGGCTGAACTTCTACACCGTCGACGAGCTGGAGCTGGTCGTCACCCGCGGCGCGCGGGTGCTGGGCATTCCGATCGCCAAGGACGGCGCGCGCGAGATCGCCCGTCGGGCGCGCGGCACGCCGCGCATCGCTGGCCGGCTGCTGCGCCGGGTGCGCGACTTCGCCCTCGTCGCCGGCAAGGATGTCATCGACCGGGCGGCGGCCGACCATGCGCTCGGCCATCTCGAGGTCGACGGCGCCGGCCTCGACCAGATGGACCGGCGCTACCTCTCGGTGATCGCCATGAATTATGGCGGCGGGCCGGTGGGGGTGGAGACCATCGCCGCTGCGCTCTCCGAGCCGCGCGACGCCATCGAGGAAATCATCGAGCCCTATCTGGTGCAGCAGGGCTTCCTCCAGCGCACGCCGCGCGGGCGTATGCTCACCGCCCACGCCTTCAAGCATCTCGGCCTCGCCGTGCCTTCCAGCACCAACCAGATGCCGCTGTTCGACCAGGGCGAGGAGTGA